The genomic DNA GGAGAATCTGCGGAGAGCAGTACCGGGGGCGAAAgaggatgaagaggaggagaaggaaagaGCAGGTGATCGAGCCGTCGAAACGTGAGAAGCCATAGCCGCCATCGTCTTTTAATCGAGAGCTTCTTGTTTAATGTTTACTCTTGTGACTGACTGTCACTACATCATCTTTTGACCTTTATAAATTAGACGACTCCTCCGGTGGCTTTTTTTGCATTGGGCCTTGTGTAGGCCCATGAGGCCCATTTCAGTTCTACTAATACGTTTGTTCTTTTTGACTTGCCCTAATTTGAGTTAGAGAGGCGCGACCATCGTTTGTTGGTTCGACGAGCTTGTTGTTCCGATGAAGACGGTCACCGGAAGAGTTAACTGTTCAGAGCCAATCTCTCTGTCTAAGGCAACTACGCTTCTCTCTGGATTCGTTTCCTCCGAGAACGGTGCCTCTCGAGACGTAAGCGCGTATCTTCGACGAGCCTCTGGAGCCTTTACCGAATTAAAGAGCTTCCACAGGGAGATTAAATCGAAGCTAAGATCcaataagaagaggaagagcgATGGGGagaggaagagcaagaagaagaggaaatctAAAGAGAACGATGCTTGACGTTTTGGTTAGTTTTTGTAGtgataaaaaattaagtaaGCTTTCAAAATTTTGGGTATGTAAGCTAAAGATGTCACTTGGTGCNtttaaaaaaaaaaaaaaaaaaaaaaaaagatgtcacTTGTGAGAAAGATATGATTTTTGTAGTTTGATACTATGAAgttattgtttaaaacaaagtTCAGATTTTTGATGTTGTGGAGAAACTAACATTAGTGGAGTTAACTGGTCTAGCTtgttcataaaatctttaaacaaATGTAAAAAGATCACAGGGCGTTTTCTGCGCCATGTTTGAAACACTTGTCTATATGTAAACTAACTATTTCAATGTCtcatttcatattttgtttaaacaaaGGCATCTGGGGGCGCTTGTTCTGGAATCTGCATtcaaaaaagcaacaaaataacCATAAAGATTATAGTTTTGGCAATTAAATTTTGTGATCAACTTAAAAAGTTTTGAGCAATTTACCTCCCCTGGATTCCATTTTTCCTTTAACCATATGCT from Camelina sativa cultivar DH55 chromosome 7, Cs, whole genome shotgun sequence includes the following:
- the LOC104702273 gene encoding uncharacterized protein LOC104702273 gives rise to the protein MKTVTGRVNCSEPISLSKATTLLSGFVSSENGASRDVSAYLRRASGAFTELKSFHREIKSKLRSNKKRKSDGERKSKKKRKSKENDA